A window of bacterium genomic DNA:
GAAGCCATGCGCGCGAGCCAGGTCGGGGTGCTCACGAACGTCGACGACACCGCCGTGATCAACGCCCTCGAGACGCTGAGCGGAAAGCGGTTCGGGGATGACTGGCCGATGTGGTCGGAATGGTACGGTGCTACTGCCCTCGTGCCTCCTCCCGGGTTCACCGGGTGGAAAGGGCGGTTGTTTGGGCGCCTCGATCCGCATTTTCGCGAGTTTTTGTCCGATGCGGCCCCGTCCCGGATTCGGGTTGAGGAGATCCAGTGGGGCGGGGTGGCTGTGGATGGTATCCCCGCCCTCACCCATCCGAAGATGATCCCGGCGGCCTCGGCAACGTACCTCATGCCTGAGGAGCCGGTTTTTGCGCTCTCGATCAACGGCTATGCGCGCGCCTATCCGCTGCGTATCCTCGATTGGCATGAAATGGTGAACGACCGCGTCGGTGGGGTTCCGGTTTCGCTCGCCTATTGCACCCTGTGCGGTGCGGGCATCGCCTATGACGGACGAGCCTCAAACGGCGTCACGTACACCTTCGGGTCCTCGGGTCTGCTCTTCCGTAGCAACAAGCTGATGTATGACCGCGAGACGCGGACCCTGTGGAACCAACTGACAGGTGAGCCTGTACTCGGGAAATTGGCCAGGACCGGCGTCCGGTTGATACTCCGGCCCCTCGTCCTGACTTCCTGGGGAGAGTGGCTGGCCGAACATCCCGAGACAAAGGTCCTGGACGCCCACACCGGCTACGAGCGTACGTACGCCCCCGGGACACCTTACGCACGGTACTTTGCCTCTCCGGGCACGATGTTTCCAGTGTGGCGTCGAAGCCGGGTGCTGCCATTGAAGGCGCGCATCTATGCCTTGCGTATCGCTGGCACGCCCAAAGCCTTTCCGGCGGACCTGTTGGCGGCCCGTCGCGTTGTGAATGATGCCGTGGGGGGCACACCCGTGGTGCTCATCGCGAAGCACCGTGCCGTCACCGTGAATGGGCAGCAGCAGGGAGGGCCGCTTGACCGGTTCCGTGGCGCGCCGGGTGCCTACAGCGCCGGGGTCGAGGTCCGCGCCTTCCGCCGCGGAAGCGACCGGTTCCAACCTGGGCCGGACCCTGATGTCGTTCTCGACGGGTGGAGCCGTCCTTGGCGCGTCACCGAGGCGGCGCTGATTGGGCCCGGAGGGATCAACGAGGCCCGAGTTCCTGGATTCCTTGCGTATTGGTTTGCTTGGTACGCGTTCTTCCCCCAGACCCTCGTTTACCATCCGTAACCTAGGGAACTGCCCTCGGGCGCCCAGCGCTTTATGGGCGGGAGGTGGATTCATGTGCTTCGCATTCAGGACTTCTCGACAGGCACTCGCCTCCGCGCCGCGGGGGTTAGCCCGATGGTCGGGTTGAGGACACCGGCCGCGGCGTGGATCCCACCGTACGGATCAGGCGGCGGAACCGCTGTAAGATCTGCGGCCGGCTCTTGCCGGATGCGCGGGTGTTCTGCTCGTATTGCGTGCAGTACGTGCATGAGCGTTGATACGCACTAGGGGGCAGCGGGTCGAGAGGACCATCGGGGCAGCGTCACCTGAACCGTGGTCCCTTGACCGACGCTGCTCACAATGGAGAGCCGACCCCCCCGCCGCTCCGCCGCGGCCCGGGCGATGGTGAGCCCGAGGCCGTATTGCGCTCGCACGAGAACTTGGGGGTGGTCTCAATCTCGGTCCTTTGTTTCTCGGACTGCACATCGGGGGGCATCTTAGGTTCGAGGAGAAGGGCAACGCGAGCGTTCCCTCATGTGAGGAAAACTGGCGGAGGGGGTGGGATTCGAACCCACCGCACATTTCCTGATTCTGCATGTTTTTA
This region includes:
- a CDS encoding DUF3179 domain-containing protein; translation: MRRSALASAFLVALLGAGVLASWRGGVQATAVAPGSIRAPFSRIDAARLMDDLISSPIAARYALKTIVTAHDPRFIAPLIEAMRASQVGVLTNVDDTAVINALETLSGKRFGDDWPMWSEWYGATALVPPPGFTGWKGRLFGRLDPHFREFLSDAAPSRIRVEEIQWGGVAVDGIPALTHPKMIPAASATYLMPEEPVFALSINGYARAYPLRILDWHEMVNDRVGGVPVSLAYCTLCGAGIAYDGRASNGVTYTFGSSGLLFRSNKLMYDRETRTLWNQLTGEPVLGKLARTGVRLILRPLVLTSWGEWLAEHPETKVLDAHTGYERTYAPGTPYARYFASPGTMFPVWRRSRVLPLKARIYALRIAGTPKAFPADLLAARRVVNDAVGGTPVVLIAKHRAVTVNGQQQGGPLDRFRGAPGAYSAGVEVRAFRRGSDRFQPGPDPDVVLDGWSRPWRVTEAALIGPGGINEARVPGFLAYWFAWYAFFPQTLVYHP
- a CDS encoding ATP-binding protein, translated to MRAQYGLGLTIARAAAERRGGRLSIVSSVGQGTTVQVTLPRWSSRPAAP